TGGAGACCACTAGCCGCCACCCGCGAGCGCCCTTTTGCCTCCCCGGTCAACGTGAGGGAGATCGCGGGGCACTGGACTGATTCCTTCAGCCACGGCGAGTTGATACGCACTGGCCACGATGAGCATCTCGAGGTGGACCCGGCTCGGCTCAGATTCCTGTTTCAGGGCGTTCTTGACGAGCACAAGGCGGGCAAGCCCTATGGCCGGATTCCCTGGCAGCTCGGACTGCTGGAGTGGGTCGCACGATGATCATCACCGTTCAGTCGACTCGCTTGAGGGCCGCCCGCTGACCGCTTCTGCCGCTCTTCATCCACGGGGGTCTTCGCACCCCCGCACGTCTTCGTGGCTCGTTCCCAGAGGTATTCGGGCGGCATCCGAGGTGATTCCTGACCGCATGTCGCTCAGGCGAAGCCTCTCCAACGCGGAGAATGGCGGGTGAGGGGCCGCTGTCTGGTCGGCGGCCGGCGGGAACTATTCAGCCACAGTACAAGTCTTGGACTGGGCGCAGATTCTGAACAACGCCTCCTTGCCCATTCAGCCAAGCCGTATGGCCTCCAAGCCGATGCCATCCACGAGACGACCAGGCACCGGCATCCTGTTGACTGATAACTGTGATGATCGCGCGCAGGCTGCCTGCTTTCGCCGATTCATCGTCCCCAGTGATGGCTCTCGACTTGCGCTTCTCGAGACCTTTATTCTTGCCGCAAATGCGGATGCCAGGTATGATGAGATCACACGAATCGTCGCGGTTTCACCTACAGACTATCGTGGATGATGGCACATTCACGGGAGATACAAAATGTACGTTTCATGGCCGCGGGCGTTTTCATGCGGAGAGTCTTCGCGCCTCCTACTGACGCTCGTCATCATCGGCAGTCTGCCGGCGGCATGGATCGGTGATCCGGCTTTTGTCCGCGCTCAGAGTGTCATCTGCCAAGCCTGCGATCTGGATGGGGACGACGACATTGACCAATCGGACTTCGCGAAGTTCCAGCTCTGCTATAGTGGATCCGGTATTCCCCAGGCAGACCCGAGCTGCGCTTTCGCCCGGTTCGACTCCGACTCGGACGTAGACCAGGACGACCTGACCCTGCTTGCCGCCTGTGTTTCTGGCCCGATGGTTCCGATCCCGCCCGGACGGCTGTACATCACCGAATTCATGGCCTCGAACTCCGCCACGATCGTGGATCCCGATGAGCCAACCGAGTATCCGGACTGGATCGAGCTGTACAACGACACTCCGGCGCTCCTCGAGCTGGGCGGAATGTACCTCACCAACGACCTCGATCAGAAGACCCTGTGGCGCATCCCTGACGGCGTGCGGATCGAGGGCGGCAGCTACCTGCTGTTCTGGGCGGACAACGAAGCAGAGCAAGGACCGCGTCACACCAGCTTCAAGCTGCCGAAAGAGGGTGGTGACGTCGGCCTGATCGCGCCCGACGGTACGGCGGTCATCGACAGCCTGAGCTACGGCACCCAGAGTACCGACATCTCGCTGGGTCGCGTGCCTGATATCAGCAGCATCTGGGAGTCCGTGCAACAACCCACGCCTGGCCAGCCGAACATCCACAAGCTCGATGAAGCCAAGGTTCTGATCACCGAGATCATGTACCGCCCCTACGCCGCCGAGTTCGCCCCTGAGCCGACCGGTGAGGAGTTCATTGAGTTGTACAACGCGGGTGATGCTCCGGTGGACATCAGCAGCTGGAGGTTGTCGGAAGGTGTCAGCTTCAAGTTCCCGGCCGGCACAGTGCTCGGGAGGCACGAGTACCTGACCGTGGCGGCCGATCTCGCGGCGTTTCAAGCCAAGTACCCGACCGTGACCCACGTTGTGGGAGGATGGACCAAGCGGCTGAGCAACGACTCCGAGACCGTGTCCCTCGTAGATGGAGGCGGCCGCGGCATCGATCAGGTCCAGTATGCCGACGAGGGCGACTGGGCGGTCCGCCAGCGCGGCCCGCTGGACCATGGGCATTATGGCTGGGAGTGGTACACGGCGTCGGACGGGCTGGGCTCCTCGATGGAACTGACCAACGCGGCCCTGCCCAGCAAGTACGGCCACAATTGGGCGGCCAGCACGGTTGCAGGGGGTACGCCCGGGGCGCCTAACTCCACGGCGTCCATCGACATCGCCCCGATCATCGGCGACGTCAAGCAGACGCCGATCATCCCCCACTCGGACGAAACCGTACTCGTGACCGCCCAGATCATCGACGAGTCCACGACGGGCCTGAGCGTGAAGGTCCGCTATCGGCGCGACGGCACAGACACGTTCACCGCTCTGGACTTGCTCGACGACGGAAACCACGGCGACGGCACCGCGGGCGACGGCGTGTACGGCGGGACGTTGCCCGCCCAGCCCAACGGCACGATCGTCGAGTACTACTTCGAGGCCACGGACGCCGCCGGCCACGTGCGGCATCAGCCGGCGTTCGCCCTGCCCACGAACACACCGCTGGCCAACCGACTCTATCTGGTGGACGACGCGTTTGACCCGACGTGGCAGGTCGGCAGACAGCCCACCTACTACATCATCATGACCGCCGCCGAGAGAGCCGAGCTGGCCGACATCGGCGACTCGAGCACCGACGGCATCAGCGAGCAAGAAAGCAACGCCCAGATGAACGGCACGTTCGTCAGTGTCGACGAGGAAGGCGTGAAATCGCGCTTCAACGTCGGCATCCGCAACCGCGGCAAGGGCACGCGCACCGGTCCCCCCAACAACTACCGCATCAACTTCGTCACCGAGCATCTCTGGAACGACATGGCTCAGCTGGTTCTCAACTGCCGGTACCCGTGGCTGCAATTGATGGGCAACCAGGTCTTCCAGGCCGCCGATTTGCCCAACGCCGACACCAAGTTGGTCCAGGTGCGCGTGAACGGCCAGAACCTGGCCCAATCCGGACGCCTCATGTACGGCTCCTACATGTTCCTTGAACCCTATTCGGGCGAATGGGCGGAGAATCACTTCCCCGACGACGACAACGGCAACGTCTACCGCTGCATCGGTTTCGTCGGCTCGCCCCAGCGGTTCGCCACGCTCACTTACCTTGGACCGGACCCGGCGTCCTACCGGCTCAACTACAACAAGGACAGCCATAGCTCGCTCGAGGATTGGGCGGACCTGATCAATCTGGCCAACGTGCTGACCTATGCCCCGGACGCCACCTACGAGCAGGACGTCGCCGGCGTCATCAACGTCGATCAGTGGTTGCGGTGGTTTGCAGTTCAAAGCCTCCTCGGCAACGCGGAAACGAACCTGGGCAACGGCGTGGGTGACGACTACTCGATGTACAGTGGCGTCACGGACCCCCGATTTGTTGTCCTGTCTCACGATCTCGACACCGTGCTCGGGACCGGCAACGGCACTCCCGCGACGGTGGCCGATTCCATCTGGCTGGCCGCAAAGGTGCCCAACATGAAGAGGTTCCTGCAACACCCGGCGTTTTGCCATCGATACTATCGCCAGCTGCGCGAGCTGATGCAGACGGTCTTCGCTCCCACCCAGTTCAATGCCATGGTAGACAACCTGCTGGCCGGTACGCCCGCCACGGCCGAGGCGGCGGCCATGAAGCAGTTCGTCGCCAACCGGAACGTATACGTCATCTCGCAAATCCCTTCCGCGCTGACCATCCAGAGCGATCTGCCGACCCTGGCCGGCCACAGGTACAGTACCCAGGCGATCGCCGCGCTGTACGGGCAGGGCAATGCGTATGACACCCGCTCGGTGGTCGCCAACGGGCAGATCGCCCAATGGGATTGCGTCGCTGGAACCTGGAAGATCGGGACCAGCGGCAATGTGGACACGATCACCCTGGTCAGCAAGGGTTCCACATGGCGGTATCTGGACAACGGCTCGAACCAGGGAACGGTCTGGAAGGAGACCGGTTTCAACGACAGCTCATGGAAGGGACCGCAGGCCGCCCGTCTGGGCTACGGTAATGACGGGGAGACCTTACCGGCGCTTTCATACGGATCGGATTCGAGCAACAAGTACGTCACCTATTACTTCCGGCGGGCTTTTTCTGTGGGCGATTCGACCAAGTACACCGGCCTCAAGCTGCGACTGCTTCGCGATGACGGGGCGGCGGTGTACCTCAACGGCACCAAGTTGACCCTCCCGCAGACGGTCGACAACATGCCCGACACCTTTGACTGGACAACCCTGGCCAGCAGCAATGTCGGAGATGAGGAAGAAGACACCTACTACGAGGCCAGCATCAGTCCGAGCCTGCTCACGCCGAACACCACCAACGTGATCGCGGTCGAGGTCCATCAGTCCGTGCGGGACAGCACGGATCTCGGCTTTGACCTGGAGCTGGTGGCCGAAACGTCGGCCATGACCCTGGTCAGCAAGGGTTCCACATGGCGGTACCTGGACAACGGCTCGAACCAGGGAACGGCCTGGAAGGAGACCGGTTTCAACGACAGCTCATGGAAGGGACCGCAGGCCGCCCGTCTGGGCTACGGTAATGACGGGGAGACCTCGCCGGCGCTTTCATACGGATCGGACTCGAGCAACAAGTACGTCACCTATTACTTCCGGCGGGCTTTTTCTGTGGGCGATTCGACCAAGTACACCGGCCTCAAGCTGCGACTGCTTCGCGATGACGGGGCGGCGGTGTACCTCAACGGCACCAAGTTGACCCTCCCGCAGACGGTCGACAACATGCCCGACACCTTTGACTGGACAACCCTGGCCAGCAGCACGGTCGGAGACGAGGAAGAAGACACCTACTACGAGGCCAGCATCAGTCCGAGCCTGCTCACGCCGAACACCACCAACGTGATCGCGGTCGAGGTCCATCAGTCTGTGCGGGACAGCACGGATCTCGGCTTTGACCTGGAACTGGTGGCGGAAACCGTGGCCTTGACGACCGGCGTACCTCTGACACCAGGGCTTAACACCTTACTGATCCAGGCCTTCGACGGTCCCGACGGCGCAGGCCAGGAGATCGAGCGGGGCACAATCGATATCCTCTACGACGACACGACCCAGAACGTCCTGTCGGGAACCCTGTCAAGTGACAAGACCCTGAGCGCCGCTGTCGGCCCGTGGCACGTCGCGGGCGACGTCACCGTCCCCGCCGGGGTCACCCTGACCATCGAACCGGGCGCGAGCCTGTTCTTCCAGCCGAGCACGGGCTTGACCGTGAACGGCAGACTGGTCGCTCAGGGGACCGAGGCCGCCCACATCATCCTGACCCGGGCGCCGGGTACCACCGGAACCTGGGACGGTCTGGCTTTCAACAGCACACAGCAGGCCAACGTCGTGAGTTATGTTGACCAGAGCTACGGGGATGCCCAAGGCCATTCGATCGGCGTCACCTCTTCGCGGTTGCTGCTGGACAACGTGACCTGGAGCAACGTGACCACCACCATGCTGGAGGTCGATCACCCCTCGATCGTGGTCCAGAACTGCGTCGTTCCGGGAGCCGGCTCAAAGGAGCTGTTCCACGGACTGTATCTCAGCGGCTCCGAGTACTTCATCATTCAGAACACCACCTTCGGCGTGCCCACCGGTTACAACGACGTGATCGACTTTTCGGGCTGCAAGCGACCGGGGCCGATCCTCCAGATCTACAACTGCACATTCCTGGGCGGACGCGACGACGGCCCGGACCTGGACGGCACGGACGCCCACATCGAGGGCAATGTCTTCACCGACTTCTACTGGGGC
This region of Phycisphaerae bacterium genomic DNA includes:
- a CDS encoding lamin tail domain-containing protein — encoded protein: MYVSWPRAFSCGESSRLLLTLVIIGSLPAAWIGDPAFVRAQSVICQACDLDGDDDIDQSDFAKFQLCYSGSGIPQADPSCAFARFDSDSDVDQDDLTLLAACVSGPMVPIPPGRLYITEFMASNSATIVDPDEPTEYPDWIELYNDTPALLELGGMYLTNDLDQKTLWRIPDGVRIEGGSYLLFWADNEAEQGPRHTSFKLPKEGGDVGLIAPDGTAVIDSLSYGTQSTDISLGRVPDISSIWESVQQPTPGQPNIHKLDEAKVLITEIMYRPYAAEFAPEPTGEEFIELYNAGDAPVDISSWRLSEGVSFKFPAGTVLGRHEYLTVAADLAAFQAKYPTVTHVVGGWTKRLSNDSETVSLVDGGGRGIDQVQYADEGDWAVRQRGPLDHGHYGWEWYTASDGLGSSMELTNAALPSKYGHNWAASTVAGGTPGAPNSTASIDIAPIIGDVKQTPIIPHSDETVLVTAQIIDESTTGLSVKVRYRRDGTDTFTALDLLDDGNHGDGTAGDGVYGGTLPAQPNGTIVEYYFEATDAAGHVRHQPAFALPTNTPLANRLYLVDDAFDPTWQVGRQPTYYIIMTAAERAELADIGDSSTDGISEQESNAQMNGTFVSVDEEGVKSRFNVGIRNRGKGTRTGPPNNYRINFVTEHLWNDMAQLVLNCRYPWLQLMGNQVFQAADLPNADTKLVQVRVNGQNLAQSGRLMYGSYMFLEPYSGEWAENHFPDDDNGNVYRCIGFVGSPQRFATLTYLGPDPASYRLNYNKDSHSSLEDWADLINLANVLTYAPDATYEQDVAGVINVDQWLRWFAVQSLLGNAETNLGNGVGDDYSMYSGVTDPRFVVLSHDLDTVLGTGNGTPATVADSIWLAAKVPNMKRFLQHPAFCHRYYRQLRELMQTVFAPTQFNAMVDNLLAGTPATAEAAAMKQFVANRNVYVISQIPSALTIQSDLPTLAGHRYSTQAIAALYGQGNAYDTRSVVANGQIAQWDCVAGTWKIGTSGNVDTITLVSKGSTWRYLDNGSNQGTVWKETGFNDSSWKGPQAARLGYGNDGETLPALSYGSDSSNKYVTYYFRRAFSVGDSTKYTGLKLRLLRDDGAAVYLNGTKLTLPQTVDNMPDTFDWTTLASSNVGDEEEDTYYEASISPSLLTPNTTNVIAVEVHQSVRDSTDLGFDLELVAETSAMTLVSKGSTWRYLDNGSNQGTAWKETGFNDSSWKGPQAARLGYGNDGETSPALSYGSDSSNKYVTYYFRRAFSVGDSTKYTGLKLRLLRDDGAAVYLNGTKLTLPQTVDNMPDTFDWTTLASSTVGDEEEDTYYEASISPSLLTPNTTNVIAVEVHQSVRDSTDLGFDLELVAETVALTTGVPLTPGLNTLLIQAFDGPDGAGQEIERGTIDILYDDTTQNVLSGTLSSDKTLSAAVGPWHVAGDVTVPAGVTLTIEPGASLFFQPSTGLTVNGRLVAQGTEAAHIILTRAPGTTGTWDGLAFNSTQQANVVSYVDQSYGDAQGHSIGVTSSRLLLDNVTWSNVTTTMLEVDHPSIVVQNCVVPGAGSKELFHGLYLSGSEYFIIQNTTFGVPTGYNDVIDFSGCKRPGPILQIYNCTFLGGRDDGPDLDGTDAHIEGNVFTDFYWGTGNPGTSSAISTGIRLDLNSEVTVVRNVFINCDHALLLKEDCFAWFENNTVYDSNIAVINFGEPERGYTPGRGAALDGNILYGYPLVFQNLDLNPNLQLTMNRTVVAASEHGYGVGNIDADPLFVNPPADLHLQPDSPAIGAGPNGLDMGAYVPGGASVSGEPNGITDHTTATLTVAGPGVTHYRYRIRDDGTWGPWTTVDRPVNEALTLTGLQDGHSYAVQVMGRNSAGILESEVDAVTSRTWVVDTSP